Proteins encoded by one window of Teretinema zuelzerae:
- a CDS encoding carbohydrate ABC transporter permease — translation MSTTRLSVQARTESRWGILFISPWIIGFMVFTFIPMIASLFFSFTRYSGRNSPEWIGFHNFTTLFTDPKVWNSLKVTFKFALISIPLNLVAGFFLAYLLNQNVRGMKVWRTVLYLPAMLSGVVVAMLWRGLFDDRYGLVNYLLRQVGLPGPQWLLDPKYTLYCFIFLSIWGVGGGMIIYLAGLQGIQTSYYEAAELDGCNRIQQLVHITIPHMTPIIFFNLVMGIIGTFQYFAEPMILTKGGPAESTMFYNLYLYNNAFKYQSMGYASALAWVLFLLVMVLTLLVFRSSSMWVFYEGEVKGK, via the coding sequence ATGTCGACTACACGACTTTCCGTTCAGGCCCGTACAGAATCGCGCTGGGGAATTCTGTTCATTTCGCCCTGGATCATCGGCTTCATGGTGTTCACTTTCATACCGATGATCGCGTCTCTCTTTTTTTCCTTCACCCGCTACAGCGGCCGCAACAGCCCCGAATGGATCGGCTTTCATAATTTTACAACCCTGTTTACGGATCCCAAGGTCTGGAACAGTCTGAAGGTCACATTTAAATTCGCGCTTATTTCGATACCGCTCAATCTGGTCGCCGGGTTCTTCCTCGCGTATCTGCTGAATCAAAACGTCAGAGGCATGAAGGTGTGGCGGACTGTGCTGTATCTTCCGGCAATGCTTTCCGGAGTAGTCGTCGCCATGCTGTGGCGGGGCCTCTTCGACGACCGCTACGGACTCGTCAATTATCTGCTTCGCCAGGTCGGCCTTCCCGGACCGCAATGGCTTCTCGATCCGAAATACACGCTGTATTGCTTTATCTTTCTTTCCATATGGGGAGTCGGCGGCGGCATGATCATCTATCTCGCGGGGCTTCAGGGAATCCAGACATCGTACTACGAAGCGGCGGAGCTCGACGGCTGCAACCGCATTCAGCAGCTCGTCCATATCACCATCCCCCATATGACCCCGATCATTTTTTTCAATCTGGTCATGGGCATAATCGGAACCTTCCAGTATTTTGCCGAACCGATGATTTTGACTAAGGGCGGCCCTGCCGAATCCACCATGTTCTATAATCTGTATCTCTATAACAATGCGTTCAAGTATCAGTCGATGGGCTATGCCTCGGCTCTTGCCTGGGTGCTTTTTCTTCTTGTGATGGTTCTGACTCTGCTGGTTTTCAGAAGCTCCAGCATGTGGGTCTTTTATGAAGGCGAGGTGAAAGGCAAATGA
- a CDS encoding ABC transporter substrate-binding protein has product MRKGYSVVCAALCAVLALGFASCGGAKASKETVKIQVMVGFGGGTDPSQMAIHESLQKNFNETVGKEKGIELEFVTVQYAEAAQKFTTLLAAGMTPDIVGPIGISGVAKFIDEWSDISPLIARDKIDLSVYDQALVNAHNYTIDGKSVQVGLPIGFYPSVLFYNEDIFDRAGLDYPPTQWGTKDWTYEKLYEAGRKLTIDESGKNPDDSGFNKDAIVQYGYAGTDWAPWRAFIGKFFDKNGKSVALGVSEDYKTARMNTPEWKAAFRELERMVYTDMLRPRADSSNAASIFGDSDPMGSNKLGMWEIFSWIGYAFEGWDANFKWNVAAIPSMNGKVVSATNSDTFVIPKTGKNRDKAWEVYKWLFAEKNYDTLAKNYGCIPAMKSLQASWLSDRVNGVKDESGEWAWNSYPRPDINWQVFLDAGAYADNPNNEAWVPNYGKVWDAMELAMSNIISGQYSSIDDLAEKLNTEVQGYLDEYWAAKK; this is encoded by the coding sequence ATGCGTAAAGGGTATTCTGTTGTATGCGCGGCGTTGTGCGCTGTGCTTGCGCTTGGCTTCGCATCGTGCGGAGGAGCAAAGGCCTCGAAAGAGACTGTTAAAATCCAGGTTATGGTGGGATTCGGAGGCGGAACCGATCCGTCTCAAATGGCGATTCATGAATCTTTGCAGAAAAACTTCAATGAGACTGTCGGAAAGGAAAAGGGCATAGAGCTCGAATTCGTCACTGTTCAATATGCAGAAGCCGCCCAAAAATTCACCACGCTTCTCGCCGCCGGAATGACGCCGGATATCGTCGGCCCCATCGGCATCTCGGGGGTCGCGAAGTTCATCGATGAATGGTCCGACATTTCCCCCCTCATCGCCAGGGATAAAATCGATTTGTCCGTCTACGATCAGGCACTTGTCAACGCGCACAACTATACGATCGACGGAAAATCAGTCCAGGTCGGACTTCCCATCGGTTTCTATCCGTCCGTATTGTTCTACAACGAAGATATTTTCGACCGGGCCGGTTTGGACTATCCTCCGACTCAATGGGGGACGAAGGACTGGACCTACGAAAAGCTCTATGAAGCGGGGAGAAAGCTCACGATCGACGAGTCCGGAAAGAATCCCGACGACAGCGGCTTCAACAAAGACGCGATCGTTCAGTACGGATACGCCGGCACCGACTGGGCTCCCTGGCGCGCCTTCATCGGAAAGTTCTTCGATAAGAACGGCAAGTCTGTAGCGCTCGGCGTGAGCGAGGACTACAAAACCGCCCGGATGAATACCCCTGAGTGGAAGGCCGCGTTCCGCGAGCTCGAGCGGATGGTCTACACGGATATGCTCCGCCCCCGAGCCGATTCCAGCAACGCCGCGTCGATCTTCGGCGACAGCGATCCGATGGGATCGAACAAGCTCGGCATGTGGGAAATTTTTTCCTGGATCGGCTACGCCTTCGAAGGCTGGGACGCCAACTTCAAATGGAATGTCGCGGCGATTCCGAGCATGAACGGCAAGGTCGTTTCCGCGACCAACAGCGATACCTTCGTTATTCCCAAGACCGGCAAAAACCGCGACAAGGCATGGGAAGTATACAAATGGCTGTTCGCCGAAAAGAACTACGATACATTGGCCAAAAATTACGGCTGCATCCCCGCGATGAAATCCCTCCAGGCAAGCTGGCTTTCCGACCGCGTGAACGGAGTGAAAGACGAATCCGGCGAATGGGCCTGGAATTCCTATCCCCGCCCCGACATCAACTGGCAGGTTTTCCTCGATGCCGGCGCCTATGCGGATAATCCCAACAACGAAGCCTGGGTTCCCAATTACGGCAAGGTCTGGGACGCGATGGAGCTCGCGATGTCCAACATCATTTCCGGCCAGTACAGTTCGATAGACGATCTGGCTGAAAAACTGAATACGGAAGTCCAGGGATATCTCGACGAGTACTGGGCGGCGAAAAAATAG
- a CDS encoding GH36-type glycosyl hydrolase domain-containing protein, whose translation MTIKRNNGSFTFLETGEARLSEAPGNCAREPWLMLMARRNQKPLETLCWGLTNSGASFARIGTQEGDLLNGFVHEDPYKTRLLGPYLWIAEDGQQPFTNRWYPLLRDDQKLTTTYGFGFLESETSCNGIDVTTEAFISESFDGMLQIASFSNASDRTRTLRIYNTNPVNIGDARDIQFAGFNTLMMGGGRFDADRDALVWRCHYGIPFTDDPDALNGMFGKVLVHTTSEGCASWSTRYEDFYGQYAAASAGKTPAGLDEQRLAERDCEDLSSSLSTVMIELTLRPGETKKAVFSLIAASTEDYYARGGKKLVEALEIVRSPEKAEQELAAVKKAWEDEMALLALGIPGEQTLCSSFKWLQYQCAMVAALNRMKSRFHSGFEYGYGFRDILQDLGALLPYNPERVRDMILYVSTQMFSDGTVYHNFFASAPGNRDFAACDDPLWLVFAVCDYIRETGDSGILKETVAYADEKEGMAPAQGTVLGRLHAALDRVWGQSSEGLPVMFDADWNDDLGSYPEHYSTMTAQMLYKALLDAAELLDFIGESPAKAAEYRDKAERTKKSVRERCIDRDGRYIRLLSPDPASVPHLGSAEGDGLVFFEPVAWAGYSGIATREEFETASRIAERELADSSGYIICRASTDLAQGKLPADKAPWKRNAPGKKENGGAFKHLESWYIASLCAFGYGKRAADIYRRTLPAVCSEADPWNYAAERFVYPEYVSGPDSNEHGRAGHTWLTGTAPTRHRVLVESMLGLQPSFSGLNVAPCVDPSWKEFFIVRAYRGTKFSFRFENPKGLEKGTIRLAIDGKEIDGSLIPSEYYDKGTHSVRAIME comes from the coding sequence ATGACGATCAAAAGAAACAATGGGTCTTTTACCTTTTTAGAGACTGGAGAAGCGAGGCTCTCGGAAGCTCCCGGAAACTGCGCACGCGAACCATGGCTCATGCTCATGGCCAGAAGAAACCAGAAACCTCTGGAGACCCTCTGCTGGGGTCTCACGAACAGCGGCGCGTCCTTTGCGCGGATAGGCACCCAGGAGGGAGACCTCCTCAACGGCTTCGTGCATGAAGATCCGTACAAAACCCGCCTGCTCGGTCCGTATCTGTGGATTGCCGAAGACGGCCAGCAGCCGTTCACCAACCGATGGTATCCCCTTCTTCGCGACGACCAGAAGCTTACGACGACCTACGGTTTCGGCTTTCTCGAATCGGAAACCTCCTGCAACGGAATCGATGTGACTACCGAAGCCTTCATTTCAGAATCCTTCGACGGCATGCTGCAGATCGCTTCATTCTCCAATGCCTCGGACAGAACGAGAACCCTCAGGATATACAACACGAATCCCGTCAACATCGGAGACGCCCGCGACATCCAGTTCGCAGGCTTCAACACGCTGATGATGGGAGGCGGCCGCTTCGACGCGGACAGGGACGCCCTCGTATGGAGATGCCACTACGGCATTCCCTTCACGGACGATCCGGACGCATTGAACGGAATGTTCGGGAAAGTCCTGGTTCATACGACCTCGGAAGGCTGCGCGTCGTGGTCCACGCGGTACGAGGATTTTTACGGCCAGTACGCGGCCGCGAGCGCGGGCAAGACTCCTGCGGGACTTGATGAACAGCGATTAGCGGAACGCGACTGCGAAGACCTCTCCAGCTCGCTGTCTACCGTCATGATCGAACTGACGCTGCGGCCCGGCGAAACGAAAAAAGCGGTATTTTCCCTCATCGCGGCGTCGACAGAGGATTACTACGCGCGCGGAGGAAAGAAGCTCGTCGAAGCCCTCGAGATCGTCCGCTCGCCCGAAAAGGCCGAACAGGAGCTCGCCGCGGTGAAAAAGGCGTGGGAAGACGAGATGGCGCTTCTCGCCCTCGGCATACCGGGAGAGCAGACGCTCTGCAGTTCTTTCAAATGGCTGCAATACCAGTGCGCGATGGTAGCCGCGCTCAACCGCATGAAAAGCCGCTTTCATTCGGGATTCGAATACGGCTACGGCTTCCGCGATATTTTGCAGGATCTGGGAGCCCTCCTGCCCTACAATCCGGAGCGCGTACGGGACATGATCCTCTATGTTTCGACCCAGATGTTTTCGGACGGAACGGTATACCACAACTTCTTCGCCTCCGCTCCCGGAAACAGGGATTTCGCCGCTTGCGACGACCCCCTGTGGCTCGTGTTCGCAGTTTGCGACTATATCCGCGAAACCGGCGATTCAGGAATTCTGAAAGAAACGGTCGCCTATGCGGATGAAAAAGAAGGAATGGCTCCGGCGCAGGGAACCGTTCTCGGCCGCCTCCACGCCGCGCTCGACCGCGTTTGGGGCCAGTCTTCCGAAGGATTGCCGGTCATGTTCGACGCCGACTGGAACGACGACCTGGGAAGCTATCCCGAACACTATTCGACGATGACCGCTCAAATGCTGTACAAAGCCCTGCTCGACGCCGCGGAACTCCTGGACTTCATCGGGGAATCCCCCGCAAAGGCCGCTGAGTACCGGGACAAGGCCGAGCGAACGAAAAAATCCGTTCGCGAGCGCTGCATCGACCGCGACGGCCGCTACATCCGCCTTCTCAGCCCGGATCCCGCATCCGTTCCCCATCTGGGATCGGCCGAGGGCGACGGACTCGTGTTCTTCGAGCCGGTCGCATGGGCGGGCTACAGCGGAATCGCGACCCGGGAAGAATTTGAAACCGCTAGCCGGATCGCCGAGCGCGAGCTTGCGGATTCTTCCGGCTACATCATCTGCCGCGCGTCAACCGATCTTGCACAAGGAAAACTGCCTGCGGACAAGGCTCCCTGGAAGCGGAACGCTCCGGGAAAAAAAGAAAACGGCGGCGCGTTCAAGCATCTTGAATCCTGGTACATCGCGTCCCTGTGCGCCTTCGGCTACGGAAAGCGGGCGGCGGACATATACCGCAGAACGCTTCCGGCAGTCTGCAGCGAAGCGGATCCCTGGAACTACGCGGCTGAACGCTTCGTGTATCCGGAGTATGTATCCGGACCGGACAGCAACGAACACGGGCGGGCGGGTCACACCTGGCTCACAGGAACCGCACCGACCCGGCATCGCGTGCTCGTCGAATCAATGCTCGGCCTCCAGCCCTCGTTCTCCGGACTCAACGTAGCTCCCTGCGTCGACCCTTCATGGAAAGAATTCTTCATCGTGCGCGCATACCGGGGAACGAAGTTCTCGTTCCGCTTCGAAAATCCTAAAGGACTGGAAAAGGGGACAATCAGGCTCGCGATAGACGGAAAGGAAATCGACGGTTCGCTGATTCCGTCCGAATACTACGATAAAGGCACCCATTCAGTCCGGGCGATAATGGAGTAA
- a CDS encoding GH36-type glycosyl hydrolase domain-containing protein, translated as MKNAYGRFADNKKFTVTNPATPEPWLHYLIRPEQGGTETFCCGITATGGGFDAKGTHENTFVDTRVHLNDSDELSRTVYVKDAETGEAFSTSWQPVRHEKQKYEISFAPGYAESRSSCLELEIEEKFFVPMDFDGWIREISVRNASERNRTLELYPFVPMHMGDALVRLLAGDNDAFFGGAAFDPALQGIVFRRNHGIPAGSDPERIQGMLGNVALFKSTLNDEHVEYETDMERFLGTRFHSLSAPRSILESRLCSRNTVMLRRPCGAFKNRIELEPGETIEFAVFLAVGKTDDYYLNGARELAAICGKAEDPRKRKEMFSAVTDWWNKRLGLLELSCPEEKINRAFPWIQYQCEIVLKMNRMKSRFHTGYEYGWGFRDILQDILYLLPYRSADMKDLFIRIAAQIFPDGRTYHNFFIDQPGNLSVEASDDPLWFPQAIIAWCKETGDLSFLDQEAPWARDERRTPPGGKTGGKSDAENAPESGTILEHCEACIARVLEDRSPRGLPYMKDCDWNDDLNEKRINGKPSREMESVMVAQQLVGLLPDFAELLDRRAGKSAGNQAAAGKPAGERAGNQTAAKPDAADQPANLAARPANFYRAEAEKIRATLLSCAMDEKGWFKRALAAVPGRADLGSSVNREGKIFLEPQAFAVNTGTVPSDQAASLLEKTAEELDTGWGAMLCYPYFSGLAERKELPEKSWNIEKEPPGIKENGGIFMHLNAWLVEAWCRAGKGKKAAELFVRTLPESMSADQDRYRCEPWVYPEYVRGKGLEEHGRGGHTWLTGTAPTMHRALAQFIFGLQAEYDGLKLDPCVAPSWKRFSISRAFRGARYEIEFLNPDGAERGIASISIDGTPFDGCVLPAFPDGKTHRVTAVMGKKKTEAGRA; from the coding sequence ATGAAGAATGCGTATGGACGATTCGCGGATAACAAGAAATTCACCGTCACGAACCCCGCGACGCCCGAGCCATGGCTCCACTATCTGATACGCCCGGAACAGGGAGGCACGGAAACATTCTGCTGCGGGATCACCGCGACCGGCGGCGGCTTCGACGCGAAGGGAACCCACGAAAATACCTTCGTCGACACGAGAGTGCACCTCAACGACTCGGACGAACTGTCGAGAACGGTCTACGTAAAAGACGCTGAAACTGGAGAAGCGTTCTCCACTTCCTGGCAGCCGGTACGCCATGAAAAACAAAAATACGAAATATCGTTCGCGCCCGGATACGCGGAAAGCCGCTCGAGCTGCCTCGAACTGGAAATAGAAGAAAAGTTCTTCGTTCCGATGGACTTCGACGGATGGATACGCGAGATCAGCGTGCGGAACGCGAGCGAGCGCAATCGAACGCTGGAACTCTACCCCTTCGTCCCCATGCACATGGGCGACGCCCTCGTCAGGCTGCTCGCCGGAGACAACGACGCGTTCTTCGGCGGAGCCGCCTTCGACCCCGCCCTGCAGGGAATCGTGTTCAGACGAAACCACGGAATCCCCGCCGGATCCGATCCCGAGCGCATACAGGGAATGCTCGGAAACGTCGCCCTCTTCAAATCGACGCTCAACGACGAGCATGTTGAATACGAAACCGATATGGAACGCTTTCTGGGAACCCGCTTCCACAGCCTCTCGGCGCCGCGATCGATCCTCGAATCCCGACTTTGCTCCCGGAATACGGTCATGCTGCGCCGGCCCTGCGGAGCATTCAAAAACAGAATCGAACTCGAACCGGGAGAGACTATAGAATTCGCGGTCTTTCTCGCAGTCGGAAAGACGGACGACTACTACCTCAACGGCGCGCGGGAGCTTGCAGCCATATGCGGCAAAGCTGAAGATCCGCGGAAACGAAAGGAAATGTTCTCCGCCGTGACGGACTGGTGGAACAAACGCCTGGGCCTTCTCGAACTATCCTGCCCGGAAGAAAAAATCAACCGCGCCTTCCCCTGGATTCAATATCAATGCGAAATCGTTTTGAAAATGAACCGAATGAAATCCCGCTTCCACACCGGCTACGAATACGGCTGGGGCTTCCGGGACATCCTGCAGGACATCCTCTACCTCCTGCCCTATCGCAGCGCCGACATGAAAGACCTCTTCATCCGGATCGCGGCTCAGATTTTCCCCGACGGCCGGACATACCACAACTTCTTCATCGATCAGCCGGGAAATCTTTCGGTGGAAGCCTCGGACGATCCGCTCTGGTTCCCGCAGGCGATTATCGCCTGGTGCAAGGAAACCGGAGACCTCTCCTTCCTCGACCAAGAAGCTCCCTGGGCCAGGGACGAACGACGAACTCCGCCCGGCGGAAAAACCGGCGGAAAATCCGATGCGGAAAACGCCCCGGAATCCGGCACGATCCTCGAACACTGCGAAGCGTGCATCGCCCGGGTCCTCGAAGACAGGAGCCCGCGCGGACTCCCCTACATGAAGGACTGCGACTGGAACGACGACCTCAACGAAAAACGGATTAACGGCAAGCCCTCGCGCGAAATGGAATCGGTAATGGTCGCCCAGCAGCTCGTCGGCCTCCTTCCGGATTTCGCCGAACTTCTCGACCGCCGCGCCGGAAAATCCGCCGGCAATCAGGCCGCAGCCGGCAAACCCGCCGGCGAACGCGCAGGCAACCAGACCGCCGCCAAGCCTGACGCCGCCGATCAACCCGCTAACCTCGCAGCCCGCCCGGCGAACTTTTATCGGGCCGAAGCCGAAAAAATCCGCGCGACCCTGCTCTCCTGCGCGATGGACGAAAAAGGCTGGTTCAAGCGCGCCCTCGCCGCCGTCCCCGGCCGAGCCGACCTCGGATCAAGCGTCAACCGCGAAGGAAAAATCTTCCTCGAACCCCAGGCCTTCGCCGTAAACACCGGCACCGTGCCGAGCGACCAGGCCGCCTCCCTCCTCGAAAAAACGGCGGAAGAGCTCGACACCGGCTGGGGAGCGATGCTCTGCTACCCCTACTTCTCGGGCCTCGCCGAACGGAAAGAGCTGCCCGAAAAAAGCTGGAACATCGAAAAAGAGCCCCCGGGAATCAAGGAAAACGGCGGAATCTTCATGCATCTGAACGCCTGGCTGGTCGAAGCCTGGTGCCGCGCCGGAAAAGGAAAAAAGGCCGCGGAACTCTTCGTCAGAACTCTCCCCGAATCCATGAGCGCAGACCAGGACCGCTACCGCTGCGAGCCCTGGGTCTACCCCGAATACGTCAGAGGCAAGGGACTCGAAGAACACGGCCGCGGCGGACACACCTGGCTCACCGGCACCGCCCCGACCATGCACCGCGCCCTCGCGCAATTCATCTTCGGCCTCCAAGCCGAATACGACGGCCTCAAGCTCGACCCCTGCGTCGCCCCCTCGTGGAAACGCTTCTCAATTTCCCGCGCCTTCCGCGGCGCCCGCTACGAAATCGAATTCCTCAATCCAGACGGCGCCGAACGCGGCATCGCCTCGATCAGCATCGACGGAACGCCATTCGACGGCTGCGTCCTCCCCGCCTTCCCGGACGGAAAAACGCACCGCGTAACGGCTGTCATGGGAAAGAAAAAGACTGAGGCAGGAAGGGCCTGA
- a CDS encoding glycoside hydrolase family 16 protein, whose amino-acid sequence MDNLSSGGFFRSISRLFALGLVFSAAFLLASCDSSSSESADGPEWSLSWSDEFDGTGIDSEKWGFDLGTNGNGWGNNELQFFTDRSENARIEDGCLVIEAKKESWQGMDYTSARLKTGDLASFRYGKIEARIKVPEGQGLWPAFWMLGNNVSKVDWPFCGEIDIMEMVGGSASDDSPRGDGVTHGTIHWFDETAGAKTSNGKSLALESGKLADEFHVYGLEWDPGEIRWYLDGEQFHSADISASHMKEFTRSFFLILNVAVGGNWPGSPDDATAFPQKMLVDWIRYYSDDSLSAPIEKPAGDSEVPVANFYDAAMDVSVPGLETGLTMRFGGTNLPALTRSEAVWTGSISMNAAFPGGNWGGVYFKLPAPKDMSSFSAADGVLSFEIQIPDSISSIEIKMESSSGATSVQTADYAAEPGENGFVRYEIPLADFTAVDYSAVTVPFSLWNPTDGDGSAASGDVLVSKVRFE is encoded by the coding sequence GTGGATAATCTTTCGAGCGGCGGATTTTTTCGCTCGATTTCGCGGCTATTCGCCCTGGGTCTGGTTTTTTCGGCCGCCTTTCTGTTGGCTTCCTGCGATTCTTCTTCCTCCGAATCTGCGGACGGACCCGAATGGAGTCTTTCCTGGTCTGATGAATTCGACGGAACCGGCATAGACAGCGAAAAATGGGGATTCGATCTGGGTACGAACGGCAACGGCTGGGGAAATAATGAACTTCAGTTCTTCACCGACAGGAGCGAAAACGCCCGGATCGAAGACGGGTGCCTTGTTATCGAGGCGAAAAAAGAATCCTGGCAGGGCATGGACTATACGTCCGCCCGCCTGAAGACCGGGGACCTCGCGTCTTTCCGGTACGGAAAGATCGAGGCGCGCATTAAGGTTCCCGAAGGACAAGGTCTGTGGCCGGCGTTCTGGATGCTGGGCAACAATGTTTCGAAGGTCGATTGGCCGTTCTGCGGGGAAATCGACATAATGGAAATGGTCGGGGGTTCCGCTTCGGATGACTCTCCGAGAGGCGACGGCGTAACTCACGGCACGATCCATTGGTTCGACGAAACAGCGGGAGCGAAGACCTCGAACGGCAAGTCCCTTGCTCTTGAATCCGGCAAGCTTGCCGACGAGTTTCATGTCTACGGCCTTGAATGGGATCCCGGCGAAATTCGCTGGTACCTTGACGGCGAACAATTCCATAGCGCCGACATTTCCGCGTCGCACATGAAAGAGTTCACACGGAGCTTCTTTTTGATCCTGAATGTGGCGGTGGGAGGGAACTGGCCCGGATCTCCGGACGATGCTACGGCGTTCCCTCAAAAAATGCTCGTCGACTGGATCAGATACTACTCCGACGATTCCTTGTCCGCGCCGATAGAAAAACCCGCGGGCGATTCAGAAGTTCCGGTCGCTAATTTTTACGACGCGGCGATGGATGTTTCCGTTCCCGGACTCGAGACCGGGTTGACGATGCGTTTCGGCGGAACGAATCTTCCTGCTCTGACCCGCTCCGAGGCGGTTTGGACCGGCTCGATAAGCATGAATGCGGCTTTTCCCGGCGGAAACTGGGGCGGCGTGTATTTCAAGCTTCCCGCTCCGAAGGATATGAGTTCTTTTTCCGCCGCAGACGGAGTGTTGAGTTTTGAAATACAGATTCCCGACTCGATCTCCTCCATCGAAATAAAGATGGAAAGCTCGTCCGGAGCAACCTCTGTACAAACCGCCGACTACGCCGCGGAACCCGGAGAGAACGGGTTTGTCCGTTATGAAATCCCGCTCGCGGACTTTACCGCGGTCGATTATTCCGCGGTTACGGTTCCCTTTTCGCTGTGGAATCCGACTGACGGCGACGGTTCGGCCGCCTCGGGCGATGTTCTGGTAAGCAAGGTTCGCTTCGAGTAG
- a CDS encoding methyl-accepting chemotaxis protein — MKLLSSFRAKLIVGFVVLSLVGTVVVSTASYLLSSRLLRGEVQERLTSDALRLSETYSAWLDIQIAQLETIAATVDFSEWDDDFYALLSAEYKRLGYNSMAPTDLSGILHLGGGRKADLSSRAYLQKVLTTSTPAISDPVFSNVPGEENLFTVLFAVPVFREGKLFCTLVAQRNAEFLSSTISKISYGEGTANYVLTSAGIPVAHTDVSEVVDRLDVLKAAETDPAFASRARATQTMLENQSGIVQYEYAGEPLIAGFARIPRLDWVAVVTVPSRIAEAPLDSLKRMTVIAILISLIVSFIVSSLFGTAFTKPIMLLSDRFSAIASGEADLTHRIEYRRKDEIGTAIYGFNTFIERLHGIILTMRKSQEGLGSISSELVANARESASAVHEISSNIESSRKQAARQSERAIAVAEAVNYISIGMSKLDELVETQVSGNTEVAASVEQMVGNIASVTQSVNRMADRFKVLLGSADDGRVRQEAVNESVAAISRQSVELMEANEAISSIAAQTNLLAMNAAIEAAHAGDAGKGFSVVADEIRKLSENASEQSNTIGKQLSNISSSIQGVVAASSESATVFAEIAEGVQATGSLVNQIESAMSEQREGSRQILDALRDMNAVGADVKENASSMKRSASESLESMKELSDLSAEIRNSMDEMLAGATQIRTAAQVVANLANETGEHVGSMNEKIGQFIV; from the coding sequence ATGAAGCTCTTGTCAAGTTTTCGCGCAAAACTGATCGTCGGTTTCGTTGTTTTGTCGCTCGTAGGCACGGTGGTGGTCAGCACCGCCTCGTATCTTCTTTCCTCACGGCTGCTCCGCGGCGAAGTGCAGGAACGTCTCACCTCGGACGCTCTCAGGCTGTCTGAAACCTATTCAGCCTGGCTCGATATTCAAATAGCCCAGCTTGAAACGATCGCCGCTACGGTTGATTTTTCCGAATGGGACGACGATTTTTACGCCCTCCTTTCAGCCGAATATAAACGGCTCGGGTATAATTCGATGGCTCCGACGGATTTGAGCGGAATTCTCCATCTCGGAGGAGGCCGCAAAGCGGATCTTTCCAGCCGTGCCTATCTGCAGAAGGTGTTGACCACCTCGACGCCCGCTATTTCCGATCCGGTGTTCAGCAATGTTCCGGGAGAGGAGAACCTCTTCACCGTATTGTTCGCCGTTCCCGTGTTCCGCGAGGGGAAACTCTTCTGCACCCTCGTCGCACAGCGGAACGCCGAGTTTTTGAGTTCCACCATATCCAAAATCAGCTACGGCGAGGGAACCGCCAATTATGTTCTGACGTCCGCCGGCATTCCGGTTGCCCACACCGATGTGAGCGAAGTGGTCGATCGGCTCGATGTTCTGAAAGCGGCCGAAACCGACCCCGCGTTCGCATCCCGTGCCCGGGCCACGCAAACCATGCTCGAGAACCAATCCGGAATCGTGCAGTACGAGTACGCGGGAGAACCCCTGATCGCCGGCTTTGCCCGGATTCCTCGCCTCGACTGGGTCGCGGTAGTGACCGTGCCCTCCCGGATCGCGGAGGCCCCGCTCGATTCGCTGAAACGGATGACGGTCATCGCGATCCTTATTTCGCTGATTGTGAGTTTCATCGTGTCTTCGCTATTCGGGACGGCGTTTACAAAACCGATTATGCTTCTTTCTGATCGGTTCTCCGCGATCGCTTCCGGAGAAGCGGACCTCACTCATCGGATAGAATACCGACGAAAAGACGAAATCGGCACCGCAATCTATGGATTCAATACCTTTATCGAACGCCTTCATGGAATAATCCTGACCATGCGGAAATCCCAGGAAGGCCTGGGCTCCATCAGTTCCGAACTGGTGGCGAACGCTCGGGAGTCTGCAAGCGCCGTTCATGAAATTTCGTCCAACATCGAAAGCAGCAGAAAGCAGGCGGCCCGCCAATCCGAACGCGCTATTGCGGTCGCCGAGGCCGTGAATTACATATCGATCGGCATGAGTAAGCTCGACGAATTGGTGGAAACCCAGGTTTCCGGAAATACCGAAGTGGCGGCTTCCGTCGAGCAGATGGTCGGAAACATCGCGTCCGTCACTCAATCGGTAAACCGCATGGCGGACCGTTTCAAGGTGCTTTTGGGAAGCGCCGACGACGGACGCGTCAGGCAGGAAGCCGTCAACGAAAGCGTAGCCGCGATATCCCGGCAGTCAGTCGAGCTGATGGAAGCGAACGAGGCGATTTCATCGATAGCCGCTCAGACGAACCTTCTCGCCATGAACGCCGCGATCGAAGCGGCGCACGCGGGCGACGCGGGAAAGGGCTTTTCCGTCGTGGCGGACGAGATACGCAAGCTGTCGGAGAACGCCTCCGAGCAGAGCAATACGATCGGCAAACAGCTTTCAAATATCAGCAGCAGCATTCAGGGCGTCGTCGCGGCTTCCAGCGAATCCGCGACGGTTTTCGCGGAGATAGCGGAAGGGGTTCAGGCTACCGGATCTCTCGTCAATCAGATCGAAAGCGCCATGTCCGAACAGCGCGAAGGATCTCGACAGATACTGGACGCCCTGCGCGACATGAACGCCGTCGGCGCCGATGTTAAGGAAAACGCTTCCTCGATGAAGCGCTCGGCTTCCGAGTCTCTGGAGTCTATGAAGGAGCTTTCCGATCTTTCGGCGGAAATCCGCAATTCGATGGACGAAATGCTTGCCGGCGCGACCCAAATCCGGACTGCAGCGCAAGTCGTCGCGAATCTCGCGAACGAAACCGGCGAGCACGTCGGTTCGATGAACGAAAAGATCGGCCAGTTTATCGTGTGA